From the genome of Parafrankia discariae, one region includes:
- a CDS encoding TetR/AcrR family transcriptional regulator yields MTRSRRPEQTADTRQALLAAARRRFAEQGYAATGTEEIVADARVTRGALYHHFRDKADLFRTVMEQVAMEVAEQLVAGELARGAELPSDAWTQLRTGFQSLLDISTTDSDFQRIVLIDGPAVLGNDAWDQLVEQHGYRLLSEWLERAVAEGRIDPLPVAPLTRLVAALLSEASLYTARAADPDRARTDVGIVLDRLLRGLGRRGGDLADQPAVSAGEPAVSAGVPPASDD; encoded by the coding sequence GTGACACGCAGCCGTCGGCCCGAACAGACGGCCGATACCCGACAGGCACTACTGGCCGCGGCAAGGCGCCGGTTCGCCGAACAGGGCTATGCCGCGACCGGCACCGAAGAGATCGTCGCGGACGCGCGGGTCACCCGGGGAGCGCTTTACCATCATTTCCGCGACAAGGCCGACCTGTTCCGCACGGTCATGGAACAGGTCGCGATGGAGGTCGCGGAGCAGCTGGTCGCGGGTGAGCTGGCCCGCGGCGCGGAGCTGCCCAGCGACGCCTGGACGCAGCTGCGTACCGGTTTCCAGTCGCTGCTGGACATCTCCACCACCGACAGCGACTTCCAGCGCATCGTGCTCATCGACGGCCCGGCGGTCCTCGGCAACGACGCCTGGGACCAGCTCGTCGAACAGCACGGCTACCGCCTGCTCTCGGAGTGGCTCGAGCGGGCCGTGGCCGAGGGCCGCATCGACCCGCTGCCGGTGGCACCGCTGACCCGGCTCGTCGCGGCGTTGCTGTCCGAGGCGAGCCTGTACACCGCGCGGGCGGCGGATCCCGACCGGGCCCGCACCGATGTCGGGATCGTGCTCGACCGTCTCCTGCGCGGTCTGGGCCGGCGTGGCGGCGACCTGGCCGACCAGCCCGCCGTCAGCGCCGGCGAACCCGCCGTCAGCGCCGGTGTTCCTCCCGCGTCCGACGACTGA